Proteins from a genomic interval of Streptomyces sp. NBC_01445:
- a CDS encoding DUF6879 family protein codes for MPRRLRFNGTGSGEGGCPAVHEDLDSGEVIVHGPPLEDPADIAKLQHLDAGEVAVVIPRNTLVDFGPRDETPRVIDLDAFGRLFENFKHTAWRLETRGRYASDEATSTYAQFVAEEEPAWDYSSSWCQTIKAKTADGARVERVRLVDSPSTIGQRYLTAHAVKNTALGEDIRNLSRADADRLLLGDEDFWIFDSRIVARLVFDEDDNFTNAELITEPAAVNRHAQLRDAAWHYAVPYQEFND; via the coding sequence ATGCCACGACGACTCCGGTTCAACGGCACAGGATCAGGCGAAGGCGGATGCCCTGCGGTACACGAAGACCTGGATTCCGGAGAGGTCATCGTCCACGGCCCGCCGCTCGAAGACCCCGCGGACATCGCGAAGTTGCAGCATCTCGACGCGGGGGAGGTGGCGGTCGTCATTCCCAGGAACACGCTCGTAGACTTCGGCCCGCGCGACGAGACGCCTCGCGTCATCGACCTGGACGCGTTCGGCCGACTCTTCGAGAACTTCAAGCACACGGCGTGGAGGCTTGAGACGCGCGGGCGGTACGCGTCGGACGAGGCGACGTCGACCTACGCCCAGTTCGTCGCCGAGGAAGAGCCGGCGTGGGACTATTCGTCCTCGTGGTGCCAGACGATCAAGGCAAAGACCGCTGACGGCGCCCGCGTCGAACGCGTCCGCCTCGTCGACTCCCCTTCAACCATCGGGCAGCGCTACTTGACCGCCCACGCCGTGAAGAACACGGCGCTTGGGGAGGACATTCGCAACCTCAGCCGCGCTGACGCGGATCGGCTGCTCCTCGGGGACGAAGACTTCTGGATCTTTGACTCCCGCATCGTCGCCCGCCTCGTGTTCGACGAGGACGACAACTTCACAAACGCCGAACTGATCACGGAGCCTGCGGCCGTTAACCGGCATGCACAGCTCCGTGACGCTGCCTGGCACTACGCCGTGCCGTAC
- a CDS encoding NADH:flavin oxidoreductase/NADH oxidase, producing the protein MTELFTPYKLRDLTIPNRVWMAAMCQYSAAPEGPETGVATDWHFAHYAARAVGGTGLIITEATAVSSEGRISPYDLGIWNDTQVSALRKITDFVKSQGGIPGIQIAHSGRKGSTDRPWKGGAPVGADEHGWQPVAPSAVPFDDGHPVPHELTTDEIAGVVGQFADAARRALAAGFQVAEVHGAHGYLVGQFLSPHSNKRTDEYGGSFENRARFALEVVDAIRAVWPDDLPLFFRISATDWLEEGGWTADDTVRLATLLRDHGVDLFDVSTGGNAPGVRIPVGPSYQVPFSSRVKNETPMPTAAVGLITEPEQAEKILTSGEADAILLGRELLRDPYWARHAARELGAEVYTPSQYGRA; encoded by the coding sequence GTGACCGAACTCTTCACGCCCTACAAGCTGCGCGATCTCACCATTCCGAACCGCGTATGGATGGCCGCCATGTGCCAATACAGCGCCGCCCCGGAGGGTCCGGAGACGGGCGTAGCGACGGACTGGCACTTCGCCCATTACGCGGCTCGTGCCGTCGGCGGGACGGGCCTGATCATCACTGAGGCCACAGCCGTTAGCTCTGAGGGCCGCATCTCTCCGTACGACCTCGGCATCTGGAACGACACGCAGGTATCAGCGCTGCGCAAGATCACGGACTTCGTGAAGAGCCAGGGCGGCATCCCCGGAATCCAGATTGCCCACAGCGGGCGCAAGGGCTCGACCGACCGCCCGTGGAAGGGCGGAGCGCCCGTCGGCGCGGACGAGCACGGTTGGCAGCCCGTCGCGCCCAGCGCCGTGCCCTTCGACGACGGGCACCCGGTGCCGCACGAGCTCACCACGGACGAGATCGCGGGCGTGGTGGGCCAGTTCGCGGACGCTGCTCGCCGTGCGCTCGCCGCAGGGTTCCAGGTGGCGGAGGTCCACGGCGCCCATGGGTACCTCGTCGGGCAGTTCCTGTCTCCGCACTCCAACAAGCGCACGGACGAGTACGGAGGGTCGTTCGAGAACCGCGCCCGATTCGCCCTGGAGGTCGTCGACGCTATTCGCGCCGTGTGGCCTGACGACCTCCCCCTCTTCTTCCGCATCTCCGCTACTGACTGGCTGGAGGAAGGCGGATGGACCGCTGACGACACGGTTCGCCTGGCGACTCTTCTCCGGGATCACGGGGTTGATCTCTTCGACGTCTCCACCGGAGGCAACGCCCCCGGCGTGCGGATCCCGGTGGGTCCGAGCTATCAGGTCCCGTTCTCGTCGCGCGTGAAGAACGAGACGCCGATGCCGACGGCAGCTGTCGGCCTCATCACTGAGCCGGAGCAAGCGGAAAAGATCCTCACCAGCGGTGAGGCGGACGCGATCCTCCTAGGCCGTGAACTCCTGCGTGACCCTTACTGGGCGCGCCACGCCGCACGCGAGCTTGGTGCGGAGGTCTACACGCCGAGCCAGTACGGCCGCGCCTAG
- a CDS encoding ArsR/SmtB family transcription factor, with protein MTTAAPSSRALAHPTRDEIRLESVLHALADPMRLRVVRELAAEEGEDAELSCSHFVLPVTKSTTTHHFRVLRESGVIRQMYRGTAKMSVLRRADLEVLFPGLLDSVLAAAARQDGRLEG; from the coding sequence GTGACGACCGCCGCACCGAGCAGCAGGGCGCTTGCTCACCCCACGCGTGACGAGATCCGCCTGGAGTCGGTGCTGCACGCGCTCGCCGACCCGATGCGCCTGCGGGTGGTGCGGGAGCTGGCGGCCGAGGAGGGCGAGGACGCGGAGCTCTCCTGTTCGCACTTCGTCCTGCCCGTCACGAAGTCGACCACCACGCACCACTTCCGCGTCCTGCGCGAGAGCGGCGTGATCCGGCAGATGTACCGGGGCACCGCCAAGATGAGCGTGCTGCGCCGCGCCGATCTAGAGGTGCTCTTCCCCGGGCTGCTCGACAGCGTTCTCGCGGCCGCCGCCCGGCAGGACGGCCGGCTCGAGGGCTGA
- a CDS encoding nucleobase:cation symporter-2 family protein — protein sequence MAAPAAPPSVHPVDEVPPVRQLAVFGLQHVLAMYAGAVAVPLIVGGAMKLSPADLAYLITADLLVCGIATLIQCVGVWRFGVRLPIVQGCTFAAVSPMVIIGTTGGGLPAIYGAVIVAGLAMMLLAPVFGRLLRFFPPLVTGTVILIIGVSLLPVAGNWVAGGAGTEDFGAPKNVALAAFVLVVVLAVQRFAPPFLSRVAVLVGMVVGTAVAVPTGFTDFGGVSDAHWVGISTPFHFGTPTFHGAAIASMLIVALVTMTETTGDFIAVGEMTGRPVQPRSLADGLRADGFSTVLGGVFNTFPYTAFAQNVGLVGMTRVRSRWVVATAGGILVLLGLLPKLGAVVAAIPAPVLGGAGLVMFGTVAASGVRTLARVDFAGNHNLTVVAVSVAVGVLPVGVPGIYAKFPDWFQTVMTSGISAGCITAIVLNLLFNHLPGSGSSALEPAVLPGGGRENAVEQPGEEHL from the coding sequence ATGGCAGCCCCGGCCGCCCCACCGTCCGTACACCCCGTCGACGAGGTGCCGCCCGTGCGGCAGCTGGCCGTGTTCGGTTTGCAGCACGTGCTCGCCATGTACGCGGGCGCGGTGGCCGTACCGCTGATCGTAGGCGGCGCGATGAAGCTGTCGCCCGCCGACCTCGCGTATCTCATCACCGCGGATCTGCTGGTGTGCGGCATCGCGACGCTGATCCAATGCGTCGGGGTGTGGCGGTTCGGCGTCCGGCTGCCGATCGTGCAGGGCTGTACGTTCGCCGCGGTCTCGCCGATGGTGATCATCGGCACGACGGGCGGCGGGCTTCCCGCGATCTACGGGGCGGTGATCGTCGCCGGGCTCGCGATGATGCTGCTCGCGCCGGTCTTCGGCAGGCTGCTGCGCTTCTTCCCGCCGCTGGTCACCGGCACGGTCATCCTGATCATCGGTGTCTCGCTGCTGCCGGTGGCGGGCAACTGGGTCGCGGGCGGGGCGGGTACGGAGGACTTCGGCGCCCCGAAGAACGTCGCGCTGGCCGCGTTCGTCCTCGTGGTGGTCCTGGCCGTGCAGCGGTTCGCGCCGCCGTTCCTGAGCCGCGTCGCGGTGCTTGTCGGCATGGTCGTCGGGACGGCCGTCGCGGTGCCGACCGGTTTCACGGACTTCGGCGGTGTCAGTGACGCGCACTGGGTGGGCATCAGCACGCCGTTCCACTTCGGCACGCCGACGTTCCACGGCGCGGCGATCGCGTCGATGCTGATCGTGGCGCTGGTGACGATGACCGAGACGACGGGCGACTTCATCGCGGTGGGCGAGATGACGGGGCGGCCCGTCCAGCCGCGCTCGCTGGCGGACGGCCTGCGCGCGGACGGCTTCTCCACGGTCCTCGGCGGCGTGTTCAACACGTTCCCGTACACCGCGTTCGCGCAGAACGTCGGCCTTGTGGGCATGACGCGGGTGCGCAGCCGCTGGGTCGTCGCCACGGCCGGCGGGATCCTGGTCCTGCTCGGCCTGCTGCCCAAGCTGGGCGCGGTCGTCGCCGCCATCCCGGCGCCGGTGCTCGGCGGCGCGGGCCTGGTCATGTTCGGCACGGTCGCGGCGAGCGGTGTGCGGACGCTGGCCCGGGTCGACTTCGCCGGCAACCACAACCTGACGGTCGTCGCCGTGTCGGTCGCGGTGGGCGTGCTTCCGGTGGGTGTGCCCGGGATCTACGCGAAGTTCCCCGACTGGTTCCAGACAGTCATGACCAGCGGGATCAGCGCGGGCTGCATCACGGCCATCGTGCTCAACCTGCTGTTCAACCACCTTCCGGGAAGCGGGAGTTCAGCCCTCGAGCCGGCCGTCCTGCCGGGCGGCGGCCGCGAGAACGCTGTCGAGCAGCCCGGGGAAGAGCACCTCTAG
- a CDS encoding FAD-dependent oxidoreductase: MLRVAVVGSGPSGVYTAQSLVQQERVPDVHVDVLDRLPCPYGLVRYGVAPDHEKIKSLQNNLRTVLEHERVRFVGGVEIGPGLPPGRLLEMYHAVVYCVGAATDRHLGVPGEDLPGSWSATDFVSWYSAHPDAVAEGFVRGVESAVVIGVGNVAVDVTRILARGAAELAPTDMPQAALGALADSRVRDVYMVGRRGPSQARFTTKELRELGTLPGVEVVVNPAELALDPAYLDPSGLPAANRRNVEVLRGWAERPSPGLPRRIHLRFFQRPAALLEGAAGQVSGVRFEHTAPDGSGGVSGTGRFDDIDAQLVLRSVGYRGVPLDGLPFDAATGTVPHREGRILRAGEVSPGEYVAGWIKRGPTGVIGTNRPCAKETAQSLLDDAAALAAGDVPDDALPGLRAAGCAAVEWPGWLAIERAEAELGRSLGRGPVKIPDWAGLLAAARDGTT, encoded by the coding sequence GTGCTGCGCGTCGCCGTTGTGGGGTCGGGGCCGAGCGGGGTGTACACCGCGCAGAGCCTGGTCCAGCAGGAGCGGGTGCCGGACGTCCATGTGGACGTCCTCGACCGGCTCCCCTGCCCGTACGGCCTGGTGCGCTACGGCGTGGCACCGGACCACGAGAAGATCAAGTCGCTGCAGAACAATCTGCGCACGGTTCTGGAGCACGAGCGCGTCCGCTTCGTCGGCGGCGTCGAGATCGGCCCCGGCCTGCCGCCCGGCCGGCTCCTGGAGATGTACCACGCGGTCGTGTACTGCGTGGGCGCCGCCACCGACCGCCATCTGGGCGTACCGGGCGAGGACCTGCCGGGCAGCTGGTCGGCGACCGATTTCGTCTCCTGGTACAGCGCGCATCCGGACGCGGTGGCCGAGGGGTTCGTACGGGGTGTGGAGTCGGCCGTCGTCATCGGCGTGGGCAACGTCGCCGTGGACGTCACGCGGATCCTGGCCCGCGGCGCGGCCGAGCTGGCGCCCACCGACATGCCGCAGGCGGCGCTCGGCGCGCTGGCCGACAGCCGGGTGCGGGACGTGTACATGGTGGGACGGCGCGGCCCTTCGCAGGCCCGGTTCACCACCAAGGAGCTGCGTGAGCTCGGCACGCTGCCCGGGGTCGAAGTGGTCGTGAATCCGGCCGAGTTGGCGCTCGATCCCGCCTACCTCGACCCGTCGGGGCTCCCGGCGGCGAACCGGCGGAACGTCGAGGTGCTGCGCGGCTGGGCCGAGCGCCCGTCGCCGGGTCTGCCCCGCCGCATCCATCTGCGCTTCTTCCAGCGGCCGGCGGCACTCCTGGAAGGGGCGGCGGGCCAGGTGTCGGGCGTACGGTTCGAGCACACCGCGCCGGACGGCTCGGGCGGCGTGAGCGGCACCGGCCGGTTCGACGACATCGACGCGCAGCTCGTCCTGCGCTCGGTCGGATACCGCGGAGTGCCCTTGGACGGGCTGCCGTTCGACGCGGCCACCGGGACCGTGCCGCATCGCGAGGGGCGCATCCTGCGGGCCGGCGAGGTCTCGCCCGGCGAGTATGTCGCGGGCTGGATCAAGCGCGGCCCGACGGGCGTGATCGGCACCAACCGCCCGTGCGCCAAGGAGACCGCGCAGTCACTGCTCGACGACGCCGCGGCACTTGCCGCCGGGGACGTTCCGGATGACGCGCTCCCCGGCCTTCGCGCGGCGGGCTGTGCGGCCGTCGAGTGGCCCGGGTGGCTCGCGATCGAGCGCGCGGAGGCGGAGCTGGGCCGGTCCCTGGGGCGCGGCCCGGTGAAGATCCCGGACTGGGCGGGCCTGCTGGCGGCTGCCCGCGACGGGACGACGTAG
- a CDS encoding DUF305 domain-containing protein, with protein sequence MHRSTDGNVLVMKVVLPLTVAVAALVLGGCDTAPDSGGADTNSRARPGPSVIAPGKPGEGAETLSAEDAQKRRPDDSPNSADFSYAQMMIAHHTQALQMTELAPKRAESGQVKRLAERIAAAQGPEVGAMEGWLNSHGRERESGGHHEHGAMPGMATEAQLKTLRAAHGAAFDELFLKLMITHHTGAVTMATDVLSEGNNVQIEEMANDVIAQQTAEIGRMRKMS encoded by the coding sequence ATGCACAGATCAACAGATGGCAACGTACTCGTCATGAAAGTTGTTCTGCCGTTGACGGTCGCGGTGGCCGCGCTCGTACTCGGCGGCTGTGACACGGCGCCGGACAGCGGGGGCGCTGACACCAACTCCCGTGCGCGGCCCGGACCTTCGGTGATCGCGCCGGGCAAGCCGGGCGAGGGCGCCGAGACGCTGTCGGCCGAGGACGCGCAGAAGCGCAGGCCGGACGACAGCCCCAACTCGGCCGACTTCAGTTACGCGCAGATGATGATCGCGCATCACACGCAGGCCCTGCAGATGACCGAACTGGCCCCGAAGCGGGCCGAGTCGGGCCAGGTCAAGCGCCTCGCGGAGCGCATCGCCGCGGCGCAGGGGCCCGAGGTCGGGGCCATGGAGGGCTGGCTCAACTCCCACGGCAGGGAGCGCGAGAGCGGCGGGCACCACGAGCACGGGGCGATGCCTGGAATGGCGACCGAGGCGCAGCTGAAGACCTTGCGCGCGGCGCACGGCGCGGCCTTCGACGAGCTCTTCCTGAAGCTGATGATCACGCACCACACCGGGGCGGTCACCATGGCGACGGACGTGCTGTCCGAGGGGAACAACGTCCAGATCGAGGAGATGGCGAACGACGTCATCGCGCAGCAGACGGCCGAGATCGGGCGCATGCGGAAGATGTCCTGA
- a CDS encoding LVIVD repeat-containing protein: MTLLDTSRTRRRRLGVATTAAGLLAALLMGSPAAATPDPGDTPAKSERLSKSAAADTRAAIANGDIPAQDEVVHSDNIEHLTNIPKDALPGFNSDLAFQGRYAFAGNYDGFRIFDISNPKAPKTVAQVLCPGSQNDVSVSGDLLFLSTDSSRSDNSCASTTQPATEKSSWEGMKVFDISDKRNPKYVAAVETACGSHTHTLVPEKKNVYVYVSSYSPSATFPDCQPPHDGISVIKVPRKAPEKAATVNFPVLFPGEGPDGGGNPGGPTNPGVSKTTGCHDITVLPSKDLAAGACMGDGILFSIKDPENPKVIDQVEDNTNFAFWHSATFNQKADKVIFTDELGGGGAATCNEAVGPDRGADGIYAVVGKGDHRKLVFKSYFKIPRHQADTENCVAHNGSLIPVKGKDIMVQAWYQGGVSVWDFTDSSKPKEIGYFERGPLTTDTLQVGGAWSAYYYNGYIYSNDIAKGFDVLKLTDRRTDPAERVRMGELNVQTQPDYFD, from the coding sequence GTGACCCTGTTGGACACGTCCCGAACGCGACGCAGACGCCTGGGAGTTGCCACGACCGCGGCCGGGCTGCTGGCCGCGCTGCTCATGGGGAGCCCGGCGGCAGCGACCCCGGATCCGGGCGACACCCCGGCCAAGTCCGAGCGGCTCTCGAAGAGCGCGGCGGCCGACACCCGGGCGGCGATCGCGAACGGCGACATACCCGCCCAGGACGAGGTCGTCCACTCCGACAACATCGAACATCTCACCAACATCCCCAAGGACGCGCTGCCCGGCTTCAACTCGGACCTCGCGTTCCAGGGCAGGTACGCCTTCGCGGGCAACTACGACGGCTTCCGCATCTTCGACATCAGCAACCCGAAGGCCCCGAAGACCGTCGCGCAGGTCCTGTGCCCCGGATCGCAGAACGACGTCTCCGTCTCCGGCGACCTGCTCTTCCTGTCGACGGACTCCTCGCGCAGCGACAACTCCTGTGCCAGCACCACCCAGCCCGCCACGGAGAAGTCCTCCTGGGAGGGCATGAAGGTCTTCGACATCAGCGACAAGAGGAACCCGAAGTACGTCGCCGCCGTCGAGACCGCCTGCGGCTCGCACACGCACACGCTGGTCCCGGAGAAGAAGAACGTCTACGTGTACGTCTCCTCGTACTCACCGAGCGCGACGTTCCCGGACTGCCAGCCGCCGCACGACGGGATCTCCGTCATCAAGGTGCCCCGCAAGGCACCCGAGAAGGCCGCGACGGTGAACTTCCCCGTGCTGTTCCCCGGTGAGGGGCCGGACGGCGGCGGCAACCCGGGCGGACCCACCAACCCGGGCGTCTCCAAGACCACCGGCTGCCACGACATCACGGTCCTGCCCTCGAAGGACCTGGCCGCCGGCGCCTGCATGGGTGACGGCATCCTGTTCTCCATCAAGGACCCCGAGAACCCGAAGGTCATCGACCAGGTCGAGGACAACACCAACTTCGCGTTCTGGCACTCGGCGACGTTCAACCAGAAGGCCGACAAGGTCATCTTCACGGACGAGCTCGGCGGCGGCGGGGCGGCCACCTGCAACGAGGCCGTCGGGCCGGACCGCGGTGCTGACGGCATCTACGCCGTCGTGGGCAAGGGCGACCACCGCAAGCTGGTCTTCAAGAGCTACTTCAAGATCCCCCGCCACCAGGCGGACACCGAGAACTGCGTGGCCCACAACGGCTCGCTGATCCCCGTCAAGGGCAAGGACATCATGGTCCAGGCCTGGTACCAGGGCGGCGTCTCGGTCTGGGACTTCACCGACTCCTCGAAGCCGAAGGAGATCGGGTACTTCGAGCGCGGTCCGCTCACCACGGACACCCTTCAGGTGGGCGGTGCCTGGTCCGCGTACTACTACAACGGCTACATCTACTCGAACGACATCGCCAAGGGCTTCGACGTCCTGAAGCTCACTGACCGGCGCACGGACCCGGCCGAGCGGGTCCGAATGGGCGAGCTGAACGTCCAGACGCAGCCGGACTACTTCGACTGA
- a CDS encoding TetR/AcrR family transcriptional regulator has translation MSPRSASVNEELRRRSRERLLQATVELVGERGYDATTLGDIADRAGSARGLVSYYFPGKRQLLQSAVHRLMHRTLEAALEREPHTEDGPERLARAVDAILGLAVDHPVLMRTHMAGILQAEGFVQCPEQQRLAELLRDTVLRNGSLSVDRDYPLLRSQLMGAVFAALVPGAPMPLPTLRADLFARYGLAWELGTPPDDAAPGGRSPESAPDFSQYFEPGRPGSQSK, from the coding sequence ATGTCCCCGCGCAGCGCATCGGTCAACGAGGAGTTGCGACGGCGATCCCGCGAGCGGCTTCTGCAGGCGACGGTCGAGCTCGTCGGGGAGCGCGGGTACGACGCGACGACCCTCGGCGACATCGCGGACCGCGCCGGTTCGGCGCGGGGCCTGGTGTCGTACTACTTCCCCGGCAAGCGGCAGCTGCTCCAGTCCGCGGTGCACCGCCTCATGCACCGGACGCTGGAGGCGGCCCTGGAGCGCGAGCCGCACACCGAGGACGGGCCGGAACGCCTCGCGCGGGCCGTCGACGCGATCCTCGGCCTGGCCGTCGACCACCCCGTCCTGATGCGGACGCACATGGCGGGGATCCTCCAGGCCGAGGGCTTCGTGCAGTGCCCCGAGCAGCAGCGGCTCGCCGAGCTGCTGCGCGACACGGTCCTGCGGAACGGCTCGCTCAGCGTCGACCGCGACTATCCGCTGCTGCGCTCCCAGCTGATGGGTGCCGTGTTCGCGGCGCTGGTCCCGGGGGCGCCGATGCCGCTGCCGACCCTGCGGGCGGATCTGTTCGCCCGGTACGGGCTCGCGTGGGAGCTCGGAACCCCGCCGGACGACGCGGCGCCCGGCGGGAGAAGCCCGGAGAGCGCTCCGGACTTCTCCCAGTACTTCGAGCCGGGGCGTCCCGGGTCTCAGTCGAAGTAG
- a CDS encoding GNAT family N-acetyltransferase: MPQLIAPDVRVHASFLAAMDEARADGAGGPDDDSTAGLSLRAYGDTWQDPAVFAQYVARMRLTHGPRSILQYDVECTTLWYVDGDAYLGRLAIRHRLTEAWLRDGHIGYDVRPGARGRGHATAMLRAALPLAARLGVDPALITCDTDNAASRRVIEACGGVRDDSRDDDGVLRYWAPAGAGSHTARTLPTVGQG; this comes from the coding sequence ATGCCGCAGCTGATCGCTCCCGACGTCCGCGTCCACGCCTCCTTCCTCGCCGCCATGGACGAGGCCCGCGCCGATGGCGCCGGCGGGCCCGACGACGACTCCACCGCGGGGCTCAGCCTGCGCGCGTACGGAGACACCTGGCAGGACCCGGCGGTCTTCGCGCAATACGTCGCCCGCATGCGGCTCACCCACGGACCGCGCAGCATCCTGCAGTACGACGTCGAGTGCACGACCCTCTGGTACGTCGACGGGGACGCCTACCTCGGCCGCCTCGCGATCCGCCACCGCCTCACCGAGGCCTGGCTGCGCGACGGGCACATCGGCTACGACGTACGGCCCGGCGCCCGCGGCCGCGGACACGCCACGGCGATGCTCCGCGCCGCCCTCCCGCTCGCCGCGCGCCTGGGCGTCGATCCGGCGCTGATCACCTGCGACACGGACAACGCCGCCTCCCGCCGCGTCATCGAGGCCTGCGGTGGCGTACGGGACGACTCGCGCGACGACGACGGGGTGCTGAGGTACTGGGCGCCCGCCGGAGCCGGATCGCACACCGCGCGAACCCTACCTACAGTGGGCCAGGGGTGA
- a CDS encoding DUF2630 family protein, whose protein sequence is MDQEQILARITAMVDDEKRLRASLASGEIDGATEHERLAAVERELDQCWDLLRQRRAKTEFGENPDEARARPESQVEGYQS, encoded by the coding sequence ATGGATCAAGAGCAGATCCTGGCCCGGATCACGGCGATGGTCGACGACGAGAAGCGGCTCCGCGCGTCGCTCGCCTCCGGTGAGATCGACGGGGCGACCGAGCACGAGCGCCTTGCCGCCGTGGAACGCGAACTCGACCAGTGCTGGGACCTGCTGCGCCAGCGCCGGGCCAAGACGGAGTTCGGCGAGAACCCCGACGAGGCGAGGGCCAGGCCCGAGTCGCAGGTCGAGGGCTATCAGTCGTGA
- a CDS encoding phosphatase PAP2 family protein, with protein sequence MHPAPVDSPSRPRHPRPARATAVLAALSALLLIAVAMRWEPLMTLDDELARTVHRWAVDDPGLTQVNRVLTDWFWDPWTMRALCAVVVVWLVWRRNAWWLALWVVATCAVGTLIQQGLKAAVGRDRPVWTDPVDSAHYAAFPSGHAMTATVVWGLVLWLLRRYGAGRVLWRTACALAVVSVVGVGLTRVWLGVHWPSDVLGGWLLGALTVTVSVTAYERLAASR encoded by the coding sequence ATGCACCCGGCACCGGTCGACTCCCCGTCCCGCCCCCGGCATCCGCGGCCCGCACGCGCGACGGCGGTGCTCGCCGCCCTCAGCGCGCTGCTGCTGATCGCGGTGGCGATGCGCTGGGAACCGCTGATGACGCTGGACGACGAACTGGCGCGCACCGTCCACCGCTGGGCCGTCGACGATCCCGGACTGACGCAGGTGAACCGGGTTCTGACGGACTGGTTCTGGGACCCGTGGACGATGCGCGCCCTGTGCGCCGTGGTCGTCGTCTGGCTCGTATGGCGCCGTAACGCCTGGTGGCTCGCGCTATGGGTGGTGGCCACATGTGCGGTGGGCACACTGATCCAGCAGGGTCTGAAGGCGGCCGTCGGCCGTGACCGCCCGGTGTGGACCGACCCCGTGGACTCCGCGCACTACGCGGCTTTCCCCTCCGGGCACGCGATGACGGCGACGGTGGTGTGGGGGCTGGTCCTCTGGCTCCTGCGCCGCTACGGCGCGGGCCGCGTCCTGTGGCGCACGGCGTGCGCGCTCGCGGTGGTGTCGGTCGTCGGCGTGGGCCTCACGCGGGTATGGCTCGGCGTGCACTGGCCCTCGGACGTACTCGGCGGCTGGCTGCTCGGGGCACTGACGGTGACCGTGTCGGTGACGGCGTACGAGCGGCTCGCAGCGAGCAGGTGA
- a CDS encoding M56 family metallopeptidase has protein sequence MTVPVALLLLGTLAAVLAPRLLARAEWPEREPVVALWVWQCVVAGVLLCCALSMTLSAAAAWQAVRGHVFASAPHAVVDAYALRAAGGWAATLAVTLALGGLWTAAMLAREIFRSGARRRQRRAELLVRSPLLPGEEPGSDRLVVLEGERPDAWWLPGAAPQLVITTAALRRLKGRQLDAVLAHEMGHAQWRHDWLLHCSGALATGFPQVPVFAAFRDEMHRLVELAADDMASRRFGRLTIALALVELNEDRGVFGPCPTPQAHVPQRVHRLLTPPRRLTPARRLRLTAAAALVPVVPLLVTFVPGLRALG, from the coding sequence ATGACGGTCCCCGTAGCACTGCTGCTGCTCGGCACCCTCGCCGCTGTCCTCGCCCCACGCCTTCTCGCGCGGGCCGAGTGGCCGGAGCGCGAGCCGGTGGTTGCCCTGTGGGTGTGGCAGTGCGTGGTGGCCGGCGTCCTCCTGTGCTGCGCGCTCTCGATGACGCTGAGCGCGGCCGCCGCCTGGCAGGCCGTCCGCGGCCATGTGTTCGCGTCCGCCCCGCATGCCGTCGTCGACGCGTACGCGCTCCGGGCGGCCGGCGGATGGGCGGCGACGCTGGCCGTGACGCTCGCGCTCGGCGGGCTGTGGACCGCGGCGATGCTCGCCCGGGAGATCTTCCGCTCGGGGGCGAGGCGCAGGCAGCGGCGCGCCGAACTCCTGGTGCGTTCCCCGCTGTTGCCGGGCGAGGAGCCGGGCAGCGACCGACTCGTGGTCCTCGAAGGCGAGCGCCCCGACGCCTGGTGGCTGCCGGGCGCCGCGCCCCAACTGGTCATCACGACGGCTGCCTTGCGCCGCCTCAAGGGCCGTCAGCTGGACGCGGTCCTCGCGCACGAGATGGGCCACGCGCAGTGGCGGCACGACTGGCTGCTGCACTGCTCGGGTGCGCTGGCCACGGGCTTCCCGCAGGTTCCGGTCTTCGCCGCGTTCCGCGACGAGATGCACCGGCTCGTCGAACTGGCTGCCGACGACATGGCGTCGCGCCGCTTCGGACGGCTGACCATCGCCCTCGCCCTGGTCGAACTCAACGAGGACCGCGGGGTGTTCGGCCCCTGCCCCACGCCGCAGGCCCATGTGCCGCAGCGCGTGCACCGGTTGCTGACCCCGCCGCGGCGGCTCACCCCGGCCCGGCGTCTGCGCCTGACCGCCGCGGCAGCCCTCGTACCGGTGGTGCCGCTCCTGGTGACGTTCGTGCCGGGCCTGCGCGCGCTGGGCTGA